The Hevea brasiliensis isolate MT/VB/25A 57/8 chromosome 1, ASM3005281v1, whole genome shotgun sequence DNA segment GTACAGTTGAGTAATGTGAGGGTGTTGACATAACTCTGGAGACCTGAGACACTTGTTATTGTGCTGCTTAATACATTCAAGTGTTCCAAACATTGTAGCTCCTCTATTAGCATATTATCTTCTGTCAATATATCATCTTCCCCTTTTTGGACCTCAAAAATACCAACGTTCCACATTTCCAAAACTTGCAATGATGATAAACTAGATATGACTCCCCTTGGAATCCTACATAGCTCGGAAGTACTCTTCAAGTTCAGATATTTCAGATTTATCAACATTTTCAACTCAATTGGTAATTCCCTTATCAGCGTCCCTGACAGATTAAGATATTGCAATGAGTTCAATTTTGATATTCCTACCGGCAATTTTTCGATTTTAGTACTTGATAGGTCTAAAACGGTTAGTGTACCCATAAACTGAAAGAAACCATCACTGATCTCACTCAAATTATCATTATCGTTGAGAAATAAAGTCAAAAGATCAGGACATCTAGGAACTTCATGGATTCTCTCGAAGGAGTTTGCCATCAGGGACATCCGTTTTGATCGTTCCCATTTTCCAACCTTTGGTACTTGAGTTAATTGGGCACCCGCTTCCACAAAAAACttgtgcttttctttttcatatttaCATGCTATCCACAGAGCCATGTCACGAATCACATCATGCATTTTCACATGTCCACCTTGCTCTTCCAATAAACATGCCCCAACAAGTGAACCGATTATAGAATATGACTCATTGCGATCACCAAAATTCTCACAAATCCAATAATCTACCAATCTACCTTTGTGAATTTCAAAGTCTTCCGGAAATAAGGAACAATATAAGAAACAAGATTTAACTTTATCACTACTCAGACTATCATAACTAAATTTCAATCGTACAAATACCTCAACCTCCATATCTTGAAATACCTCATCCTCCATGACTAATAAGCTTGTGGCAGAACGTCTTAGTACCTTAAGAGCATGCTTCCATTCTTCCCTTGTAATTCTACTGGCCATGGCTCTACTAATGGTAATGAGAGCGATTGGCAATCCTCTACACTCTTTAGCAACATCTTGAGCCAGAGGAACAATATCAAGATCAATATCCCCAACCTTCTTCTGAAACAATGCCCAAGCTTCTTCCCAATCCAAAGGTTTCACTTTTATCATCTTTTCAGCTTCCATTTGCCTGCCTACTCTGTAAGAGCGTGTTGTGAATACTATCTTGCATCTGTTTTGTCTTGTAGGCAGAGGAACCCCAATTTCTACAAGGTCAACTCGTTGCCATATGTCATCTAACAATAATACAAATTTCTTTCTACTCAGTACACGAAATATGTCTTCCGCTTTCTCACGGCGCCTTTTCTCTTTCCATTCCTCATCCAAAAAGCCAATTCTTTTCCAAATCTGCTCTTGAATCTTCTTAGGTTTCAAATCTTTAGAAACCACAGCCGGAATCACAACATCAAAATTATTAGATATAGTGGCAAATCTATTGTTGATTTGAGTAAGGAGAGTAGTTTTACCGACTCCCCCCATACCGTATATGCCAAAAATTCCCACCTGATCTCCCGTGATGAAGCTCCATGCCTCGTCTAAGGTAGTTTCAGTGCCCACTGTTGGATTAACATTTCTTACTACCACTGGTTCTGGAAGTGTCCTCTCAACCACTTCCTTAAAATCTCCTTTGGCTTTTAACGCAATCACATCTTCTAATTTTTTGGCGACCCTTCCCACGAACATGAAATTGGAAATATCTCCAGCTAGCAATTTCTGAACTTGTTGTGCACCATCTCTTTCGAGCTCCTCTGCTTCGGTTATCATCGCTTCCGCCATCGAAACCCACAATAGAACTTGTTGCAGCGCCTTCTTTTGTTGTCCTTCCTCTAAGTCAACCTTCCGCCTCACATCCTCCTTTGAAGCCCATAATTCTCGTCTTGCAGTCTTTAAAGCTTCGAGATCAGCTTGAAGTTGGGCAGCAGGGGCCCTGATAACCACTTCTTTGAATTCACCGTCGCTCATCAAACCCACCACATGTTTGAGATTTCTGGAAACGCTTTTCCCAAATATGTAGGTGGACTTACAGTTCTTGGAGCAACAGCCTGCGAGACACAATTTCTGTCTTTCTCGCGTGGCTCTGTTGAGGAGAGAATTAACTTCAGTAATGGTTTTGTCTACCCTTGAAAGCCATCCTCTAACTCGATCCAGCTGCACTGTTTGTGGAGTTTCCTCACTGATGACCATCCGCATCACATCATTGCTCAGCTCTCTTAATTTATCTCTTGCAGTCTCAAGTTCTTGAAGATTGTCTTCAAGCTGACATACATAAAGAGCTTGTCCAGCAACGCAATCCCAGCAACGACCGATCGAGGCATCACCGCATTGAATTGAAAAGACGTTACCCATAGCTTATGAAGAATTTGACGCAAGTTTAAAAGAATAAACGGAAGCTAAGTTATAGAGAGAAATGCAGGGGATGGAAAATGAACTCTTTGTATGAAAAAATGATTGGAAAGAAAGTGTGAGGAGAGAAATGGAGAGTGGAGAGAATGATGGAAATGAAattacttttctctcttgttggaaAGTGAAGAGAGAATAAAAAATTGAGTTGGCAAAAAgggaaataattttatttatttatttaatttaatatgctgtctttaatttttttttatggggaaattaactataaaaataaaatgatatattaaaaaattttcacaatttatggGCCTCCCATCTAATTTTTCCGTCTCCCACCTAATATTTTTCACTTTAAGGAAACTATTTAGGAAGAgagattatttttttatcaaatttatccaatattttttaattttagcatAAATTATTAACCTGAGTCTAATTATAATAATCATCCAaatatttgcttttttttttttgcattttaaaaaaaaaaaaatttcttcttcctcctctctatttctttttttttttctttcttttatttgtttAGATTTTATTTGGATTTTTACCAATTTCTGCAAGAAATTTGTAGCTTCTTTTATCCATTCTCCTCTAGCCTCCTGCGGTATTTATgcttagaaagaaaagaaaaatcaaatcatACAATGTTTAGACCGATTTATTTGGCATACAATCAAGCTTCATGGTAATAGGCATTTCTTTGTCTTTCAAGAGGTCTAGTCCATTAGTTAGCAAATGGCCTAAGAAACTCAGTCACAAAtttgttttattttgttctttAAACTTTTATAAATATTGAGTGTATTAAGAGTGCTAATAATCAATTTATTTAGAGTTCAGAATATGCTTGTGTTAGATTTCTAgtcttatattttttatttttggttgaattgaatgaagttaattttttgataaaattaaaaaaaaaattgtaggaAAGAAAAGTTGTAAAACAggggtaataaaataataattagtttcacaaatttatttaatttaatgccTACCATGTAATCTACCTACATGGCACTCAAAGTTTATATAATTGAATTAAAGGTATTATTTCATTAGATATGATGAATTGAAACTTATGAATATcaaattaaaaagttaattttaaattaatcgcATGGAGTTGATAGCTGTGTACCTCTTTGGAATACTAACAGATAAAATCGGGGCGATGATTGCTCTTCCCATTCTCATCTCGTCGAGATCGGGCTTGGAATGAAAACTTTTCTGTGCAGGGAGTGAGGCCGGACAAATATTCTGtggcaattttcttttttttttttttaattttaatttatcattaaacaacaaaatttatttattaaaaattaaattataagttaGAAATACAAATCAGCAATATAATCTTAatagtaaaattttaatatttaagtaCTTgagtatattaaaataaaaaataaatttttaataaaaaataataatatattatagtgTGGGTAGGTTTCAAAGATTCGGAATAGAAAAATCTAACCTTATCGCCCCTCGCTCTGCACAATATAAAAAATAAGATGAGATTACAAAAAATTAATCGAGCTACAAAAAATTAATGGAGTGTCCAGCGAGTTGGATTGAAATCAAAAGCATCCATAGTATGTATTATCTAAAAACCAATTCATATTGATGAATTGtctttatttttcaatttgattttagaTTATGTTTGATAAAATGTAATGTAATGCATTGTGATTAATTATTTAATGCATTAAAGTTGTAATGTGCGGTAAAGTAATTGTCACTATATTCATATATttgattataaaataaaaatataagcagtacaatgtaatgataattttaattttaatatttagtttatgtataatattaataataagtgatAACTATTACAGTAATTTGTAATTAAGTGGTAGTAGTGTCTAAGTGGTTGTTGTATTGGCAATAGTGGTGGTTAGATATTGGCGCTGGCAAGGTAAGGTAGTGGTAGTGGTCAAATGGTGGTAAAGGTGGCAATAGCTAACAATAGTCAAGTGGTGATGATAGTGATAACGATGATAGTAACagaatggtggtggtggtgcgacAAGGTAGGGATAGTGATAGTGGCAATGGTAGTGGTGGCAATGCTGATCAAGTGATGGTTATGTTCATaataaatgacaaaaaaataattattattatatctaTTTTTATATGTAACGATGATTAGTAACTTTAAATATAATTGATTACATTTATATAATTGATGTTCTATTCCATAACATCAAATATTAACATAGTTaataaatgtaattaaatatataatataattgcaATATAAAGACatctaagaatatatatatatatatatatatatatatatatatatatatatataacttggtTTTGGAAACAAGTTAATTTAGCTGCATATAGTTTGACTAGGGTTGCTTTACTATATACTAATTATAACATATGGTATAATACTCTAATTCTAATGTTACACCAAATTTTTTCATCTAATATTTTAGGTCTGAGGAGTATGTTAAGGAAGTCTATTGATTTGAGCTTAGTTTATCTgtttttgttaagtttttttattattttaataaataaataaataattaaaaaaattaattaatatatcgcATAAATTAAGAACAGCTATCTGCCACCAACTCGGGGCCAATATTACGCATCCCCCACATGGCCATCCTTTTCTAAGGTCAATCATGCATCTCTTGAATTTATGCATAATCACTTTTAATTATcacttaatttttatttgaataagtaaaattttaaatttatcaaataagcgatatattttaaataaaatcgttattgtatatattaattataagaaaaaaaataaaattagtgaATTTTTTTATCCAATGATAAATTTCTGATTTATAGAGATTGAAAATGAGAGAAGAACATGAGaatgaatataatatttaatattattggttagattttatcctttttttaataaaattaggcATTTTATTAGGCTTTGCATAGGCTTAAATTTGTTATGGAAATTGGGAAATTATGCCAAGCCAAATTTTATTGTCGATCAAGATCCGGTAGCTAGTTTGAGTTGGGATATCAATAATACATTATCAACCTAACCAAGCGTCTATGCACACTTCGTGGGGGGCATGGCTTTATTTTCGGATCACTAAACTCATCCTCTGCCTCTAACTCACATAAAAAATTGGCACAATCATAAGAGATCTTCAATCCAACAATGGCTTGTCGGTGGAACATATGGAGGTCGTCTTTTCAAAAGGATAACAAACTTTATCAAACCAATTAGACTACAAAGGCACGCGCATGCTCACAGAAAATGCAAAGAAGACAAGTTGCACGACAGAGAGAGTGTGTCTTTTACTGATTCCACTTACTTAGGTATAatctataattatataaattgtaGAAATCAATAATTGAGCACATCCGCTTGATGTTGATAAATTTATTTCATCCAATACCTATTATGTGATCTACCTAACGTGGCATTCAAAactcatttcaatttttaatGGGTTAAATACTATTGAAGGTCAAGTACTGCAAATATGTGAGTCTTCTTAATTTTTGCTTAAATCATCTTCCTCACTTTTAATTaccttttttatatatatataaatggagTCATGTTTATTTATTAactttttctttagttttttcTGATTATCAGtctttagattaaaaaaaattaatgttgcTCATGCGACGGGATATAATTAATTCTTTAGAAAAAAGGCATAGAgtaaaattgtaaaaattataaGAAGTTAAAGATTTTTCCTAATTACAAAGATGAAGAGTAGAGGTATTGATCTCTGTGATTGTTATTGATCTCTTTAGTTCCTTGCATCATAATGGATTTCATGTCTTTTTGATAAATGATGCTTGAATCTCTTTATTCCTTCCTTCATTGTGGAGTCTAGGGGCTTGCGATTAAGATATGTCTAAGAACaggaattaaattgaaattttggtataattttagtttgattctttattatttagattataATTCAGTACGATTATATGTTTTTCAGTTCAATACTATTCTTAATTCTTCGGTTTTGATTCAATTctcgatttttaaaataattttttataatatttttataaaaaatcataCTTAATTAGTATTTTTAAAGTAGGTTGTTagtacataatatatcatataaaatatcttttagctatttattaattatataatatttaactataagatacaaaattgatatattaatataattataattaaaaattattatatatataactaaaactattaagaaaatatagagaaatgaaatataatattagcTATATTTAATCCATAATTATACacgtatatataattatattaaaagtgtataatacatctaaaaaatttataaaaaaaaaagcatatatataaatttaattttttatttagttctaatttagtataattttaattcaattttaatacaATTTCGATATAATTTttagtaaaaaataaaattaaatcaaagtaTAAAATAAATTCAGTGTAATACAATACGATTGCACAACCCTAATTATgcaaatttaaaaatgaaataaaaatatttcttaaattCGCTTACCATTAAATTAAACCAACCTAATGCGGGCCAATACAGAAAAAGTATGTTAATGGCCACTTATCttaatcaaataattattattatagagaCTATTGCTTTAAACtttaatcaaattttttttttttggatgaaAAGACCAACTCGTTaataaattcaaattataaaaatttctcGAGATTCATGGAACTTCgctcaaaaaaagaaatatataaaACAACTCattaattatatcaaattatattaaaaatttgtaATTGACTCTTTATTTTTCTCTTAAAGAATGTGAATATCTATTTATTATTGTCATTGTCATTATTAAATATCAAAGATAGTAGGGAATTCACCTTTTATTGAATCTCCTTGCAATTGAAAAAGCACAAGAGATTTTTCCAAATTCTTATTTGAATGGTAGAAGGAAATCGATCGtccaaagtgatctaaaatttgtATTGTCTTGGGTTTCAAAAATCAACAATAGACCGGGAAAATTATGGAAGAAAATTACATGGCAGACCAATTTTGCAA contains these protein-coding regions:
- the LOC131180257 gene encoding probable disease resistance protein At1g61300 → MSDGEFKEVVIRAPAAQLQADLEALKTARRELWASKEDVRRKVDLEEGQQKKALQQVLLWVSMAEAMITEAEELERDGAQQVQKLLAGDISNFMFVGRVAKKLEDVIALKAKGDFKEVVERTLPEPVVVRNVNPTVGTETTLDEAWSFITGDQVGIFGIYGMGGVGKTTLLTQINNRFATISNNFDVVIPAVVSKDLKPKKIQEQIWKRIGFLDEEWKEKRRREKAEDIFRVLSRKKFVLLLDDIWQRVDLVEIGVPLPTRQNRCKIVFTTRSYRVGRQMEAEKMIKVKPLDWEEAWALFQKKVGDIDLDIVPLAQDVAKECRGLPIALITISRAMASRITREEWKHALKVLRRSATSLLVMEDEVFQDMEVEVFVRLKFSYDSLSSDKVKSCFLYCSLFPEDFEIHKGRLVDYWICENFGDRNESYSIIGSLVGACLLEEQGGHVKMHDVIRDMALWIACKYEKEKHKFFVEAGAQLTQVPKVGKWERSKRMSLMANSFERIHEVPRCPDLLTLFLNDNDNLSEISDGFFQFMGTLTVLDLSSTKIEKLPVGISKLNSLQYLNLSGTLIRELPIELKMLINLKYLNLKSTSELCRIPRGVISSLSSLQVLEMWNVGIFEVQKGEDDILTEDNMLIEELQCLEHLNVLSSTITSVSGLQSYVNTLTLLNCTQALSLQLFPGPQSLNIWWLANMKNLRLIYMVGRSDLGEPDVDVVMEERETHDDAGGGLGNSMISRETCFNSLNTLILRGSLRLKDLTWIILAPNLTYLYVGQSKHIEEIISVEKLDDVQVGDENFNPFFKLEYLILDELPELKSIYLKALSFPSLKRIEVCKCPQLKKLPLNSSSANGGKVEIKAQERWWKDVEWEDDSTKTTFLPCFVPFNLLFQSPSNSSDKKKPNSVLYFATLNKKMLSLTSDEIF